The Streptococcus parasanguinis genomic sequence ATCTGGAAAGTCTACTTTGGCTGAAAACTTAGCCCGCCACTACTGCATTCCCAAGCTACATATGGACACCCTTCAATTTCAACCCGGTTGGATAGACAGTGACCGGGATTGGATGGAAGGTGAGATGAGACAGTTTCTCAGCGATCATAAAGACTGGGTCATTGATGGTAATTACTCTTGGTGCTGCTATGAGGAGAGAATGGAGCAAGCCGACCAGATTATCTTTCTCAACTTCTCTCGTTGGAACTGCCTCTTTAGAGCCTGGAAACGATACCGCCGTTATAAAGGCCAGGTCCGTGAGAGTATGGCGGCAGGTTGCCCCGAACGCTTTGACTGGGAATTCATCCGTTGGATCCTTTGGGACGGACGAACAAAAAGTGCCAGAGAAAGGTATCAAAACATCCACTCCACCTACCCCGAAAAATTTATCTCTCTCAAGAACCAAAAAGAGCTGGATGAGTTTCTAAAAAACATACAATAAAAAGGTTGGGATATCTATCCCAACCTTTTCTTATTTATCAACGTAATCGCCACCGGTAAAGCCATAGTATTCTTCCAGACTCAAGCCTGAATCTGCGATATCTTGTGCTTCTTTTCCGATATAGCGGAGATGCCAGCTTTCTGGCATGTAGCCTGTCACTTTTTCTTTTCCTTCTTGGTAACGAACCACAAAGCCATATTTAGCGGCGTTCTTGAGCAACCACTTACTTGGTCCAGGTTCTGTCACCAGATTACCACTGGTATCGATCAAATCAAAGGTCAAACCTGTCTGGTGTTCACTATAACCCGGTCTTGCAGAATAACGATCGGCGGCTTCCTGACCATCTTGATTGACATAGTTTTGATAGAGACCAACTTGGGTGTCGTAGCTACGAAAACCACTATATTGGTCACTGATTGGATATCCTTCTGCCTGCATGGCTGCGATCAATTCATGAAGGGCTGAAACAGCTTCAGGATCTTCACCTGGGTTAAAGTCAGGCGACAAGGGATAATGTTTGTTGGCGATCATGACCTCACCATATTTCCCTTTGACACTATAGTAAGAACCATTATAGCTCACACCAGAGTCCACTTTCACATCTGACTTACCAGCTTTTGACGACTCTTCTTTTCCTGTCTCTTTTGACGTATCCTTTGCAGAAGACGTTTCTTTGGAAGACTTGGTTTGCGTTTGTTTAGTTTCTTCTTTTGCAGAAGATTTAGAACTAGTGGATTGAGATTGGGAGCAAGCTGTCAGGGTTAACAAGGCAACTGTCACCAAAGTTAATTTGGAAAATCTTGCTTTCATGGGAATCTCCTATGATTCTTTTGTTACGACAATATCCGTAATCACATAACTTGCACCTACTTTTTTCAAAGTGTAGGTCTTGTACTTGCGGTTTTGTGAATCTGGATGGCTATCTGTATAATGCACGGTAAAGTCTTCATAAGTCTTGATCGTTACCACACCATTTTCTTCAGTGACACTTTGAATGTCCAAAGCTCCTGGAGTATAGTAGTCAATTTTAGCCTTTCGAACACCATCACCAGTTGTGAACTCAACCATATCCTTGTAGGCTTGACTTTGTGTGTCATAGTATTTAGAGTAGGTGTTGTTTCGATTTGAAACTGAGCTAAAGACAGCGTCGCGGTACTCTTTCAAGAACTCTTCCGCCAAGGTCCGATTTTGTTCTTCTTTGGCTGCTTGCGCTTTCTTAGCATCTTGTGCACTCTTGATGCGTTTTAGGGTATCTTTGGCTAGTTTAAGTTCGATCGGATCGTTCTCACCCTCTTCAATCGTCACCTTAGCCTTCTCAGTTGTATAGGTTTCCCCATTCATGTTGAAGACAGCATGTACTTCAATTTCTTGATAAGGGATGCTATCTACTTCAAAGGTCGTGCTGGTTCCGACTTCTTTGCCGTTGACTACAACCTTCACATCCGTTGGGTTTTCAACCTCATCAGGGAACTCAACTTCTAAATTGCGTTTTTCAGAATTCAACTGCAATTCTAAGTTGTTCTTAGTTGCTTTTTTAGGATTGAGATGGATCTTAGAAGTGACATTTCCGACCTCTGTTTTAGCAGTCAATTCCATTTCTTTTGTATTGTAATGGAAAGAACCAAGATCTGTCACTGCATCTTTTTTCAAGGTTACCGTTTTATTGGCAGCCACTTTGAGTTTGGCTTGGTCCAAATTGGTCTTGACCTTGACTTGTACTGGATAGCTGGCTACACGGTATTCTTGGAAGATCCCAAATTTCTTGTCTGCTTTTTCCAAACCAAAGATCTTGTTTCCAGATTTATCCGTATAGCTGCCTTCTCCACCATTATCGATGATCTTGTTCAACTCTGTGCCGATATCGACTCCTTGATCTTCCATGCTGGTGATAAAGCTTTCGGCTTCATCCTTTGTCCATTTATCGTTATCGGTTGAAAGTAGGTCTGCTGCTTCGCGATAATCCTTGGTGTCCACTGCCTTAATAAATTTATCTGCTGTCACTTCGACACGTGTTGTAGACTGGAAGTAAAAGAAGGCTGCTACCAAAGCGATCACAAGGACTGCAATAGCAGAAATAATCCCAATTTTCTTCTCGGAAAGTTTCTTTCCACCCTTCGTTTTCGGGGCCTTTTGTTTTTTCTGAACTGGACCTGCTTCTGTGACATTTGGACCAGCAAAGACCTGCGTTTGCTCAGCAGCAAGTGGAGCCGTATACTCTTGAGTCGGCTGTTGAGGCACATATTCCTGTGTTACATCTGTTGAATCTGGGTTCGCAAATTCTGCTTCAGGCACAGGTCCTACAAAAAACTCGAAGTTTTGACTTTTAGCTGCGGTAAATTCTTCTGCACTCGGCTTGCGGCCATAGGTTTCTTCAAAATGTTGCAACCAAGCCTGACGAGCTGCTAGAAGTGGATCAACATTCTTCACTTCTTCAACTGGTTCAACCACTGGTTTCTCAACAGGAGCTACTTCCTCTGCTGGGGCATTTCCTGCGATAGACTGAATTTGTTTCAAATCAAATCCACAAGCTTTCCCAGCCATAAACTCTTCTGGTGACGGTTTGCGACCAATCACTTTTTCAAATAATTCAACCCATTTCTTTTGCATGGATCTCTTCTCCCTCATTATAAAATAGGGAAAGTGGGTTCCCCCACCTTCCGTTTTGTGATATTGTTAGAATCCAAAGTTAGAGAAATTTGGAGCACTTGGAATAAATCCAATAGCTACTTGTTCTAAAATACGAGCATTCACATAAATGACAAAGATAGCAATGAGAAGCAAGACAACAGATGATGCTACTAGAAGCAAGAATTTATCTGCTTTAAAGCTTGTCTTGTTCAATCCTTGATGAACGACATAGCATGTTCCAACAAAGAACAAGAAGAAAATAAGGAAGTTTACAAAGCCATAAAATTCATAAACTTTTACAAGACCTACTAAGAAAGCAAGAAGGGCAAGTGGCAAAGTGTAAACAGACAAACGTCCAAACTCTTCAAATGAACGACCGTAACTGTATTCCTTATCTTGAAGAACCACACGACGAACAAAGAATCCAGCTACTTGGAAGGCGTAAACGCTAAAGAATAGGGAAATCAATGTCAACATAAAGGCACGGAAATCCATTCCATAACCGCCTGTAAATCCACTAGCTGTGAAGAAAGTTGATAGGGTCAAGACAAAGGCAGTTAAGACATACTGTAAAATTCCGTTAAGAGCTTTTGGATTTTCTACAGCTGTTGGACGTTTCAAAGCTGAAAGGAACCAATTCCAGTAACCACCAACGGCTACACCAAATTGACTTGGTTGGGCAGGATAAGGTTGTCCTGGTTGACCTTGGTAAGGAGCTTGTTGATAAGCTGCTTGAGTAGGTTGTTGGTAGGCTTGTTGTGGAGCTTGTTGGAAAGCAGGTCCATTCGTTGGAGCAGCTTGAGGGGCAGGCTCTTGAACTGGAGCTGCGACTGGTTCTTCTGTAGGAGCAGTTGGCGCTGCTGGTGCTGCTGGCGCTGCAACAAACTCTGGAGCTTGAGGAGCTGCTGGCGCTGCAACAAACTCTGGGGCTTGTGGAGCTGCTACTGGTTCTTCAACAGGGGCAGTTGGCGCTGCGACAAATTCTGGAGCTTGTGGGGTTTCTGGAACCACTACTTCTTCTTGAAATTCTCCTGCAGCCAGTGCTTGAGCAATTTCTTCTGCACTAGCAGAACGACCATTTACGGCTTCGAAATAATCCAGCCAATCTTGTTTTGACATAATGAATCTCCTTAACTATTGTTTATACTAGGGTATTATACAAAATTTCTGAACCATTTTCAATGAAAGACTGGAAAATCCCTGTAATATCTTTTGAAAAACATACAAATTCTACTCATTTTTAGAAATTAGTAAAGAAAACGAGGCTGGGCAAAAACTGTCCAGCCTTTGATGTTTAATAGGAATAAGTGCAAGACGCAGTGGTTGATTGGCATCTTTGTTCGCCTTTTAAGCTCCAAAGATGACCTAATGAGGGAAACAAAGTTTCCTTTATCCACAACCTTCAACAGTCTCCCAGACTGTTGAAGCTATGCGGAGGTGGGAAGATTGAAAAGGTTTGGGGAACCTTTTCAACTTTTTTTATCTTACGGAGTTCTTTCCCACTCCCGTTTCTTAGGATTCAAATGCATCCATGCCACCTTGGACGTTGGTCACATCGTAGCCTTGCTCTTCCAAAAATTGGCAAGCACGTGCTGAGCGTCGACCAGACTTGCAGATGACATAATAGGGATGTTCCTTCTCTAATTCCTGGTAGCGATTTGCTAACTCAGATAAGGGGAGAAGATGAACCCCATCTAAGTGAAGGGCATCATACTCTTCCTGCTCGCGTACATCAAGAGCCAATATGTCTCCTTTTTGATAAGCTTGGTAAAAGTTTGAAAATGGAATTTCTTTCATGATTTCTCCTGTAAGGTATGTTATGGAAGGGTTAGAATTTCATAGCTAAAGCCAATTGACTCTAAAAATCGGAACAAGTCTTGGGTTTTAATAAAGATCGTCTTTTCATTGGTATTGGGATGAAAGGTCATGATCTCCTCTGACACAATGTCTTTATCGAAATAGACACGAATATCTTTTTCTTCATTGTTCAATAAACCAAATGGAGAAACCGTACCTGGCGGTAATTGCATTTTTTCAGCTAAAGAATCTGCTGAAGCCATGCGGATCCGGTTGGCTTCCACTTGCTCTTTGAAATCATCCATATCCAATGGCTTCTGGTCATCCATGATGAGCAGATAGTATTGGGTTTTCTTCTTGTTGGTCAAAAACATGGACTTGGTCCGCACACCTTCTAAGCCTTCAATGTAAGAATCGGCCTGCTCAGTTGTGAATGCAGGTGGGTGTTCCACCACATCAAATGAAATGCCGAGTTCTTCCAATTTGTCTTTAACTTGTTGGTATGCATCCATCTTCGATCTCCTTTATTTTTGAATGATCTCTTGTACTAATGATTGCAATTCTGGCACCACCTCTGCCTCAAACCAAGGATTCTTAGCCATCCAGATTTGATTGCGAGGGGAAGGATGAACTAGTGGAAAATAGGTTGGTAAATAGTTCTTAAAATGCTGAACCCGTTCGGTTACCTTGCCACTCACCTTTTCATGAAGGTAGTAAGCTTGGGCATATTGTCCAATCAAGAGGGTCAACTCAATATCCGGACACTCCTTGAGAAGTTGAGGATGCCACTTTTCTGCAAAACCTTTGCGAGGGGGAAGGTCACCAGATTTCCCATGCCCTGGGAAATAAAAGTCCATGGGAATGACTGCAAACAAACCAGAATTGTAAAAGGTGTCTTCGTCAACTCCTAACCATTCGCGCAGTCGGTCACCACTCTTATCCTTCCAATAGAGTCCCGCTTCCTGAGTCTTGAGACCAGGAGCTTGTCCGATAATATTGATACGAGCAGTTTTTGGAGCTGCAAAGAGTGGCTCAATCCCTCTATCCGTATAAGCTTTATTTTGAGGGTCTGCCATAATGGCTTGTTTAATAGTTTCAATCCTTGACATAAGTCCTCCTTCTATGGAAAAACTCAGCCAGAAAACCTGGCCGAGTAGTGGATTATTTGATTAATTCGTAGATGGCTTCTGCGTAAATAGCTGCTGCACGATAGAGATCTTCAACATCTGCGAACTCATTAGCTTGGTGCATAGTATTGACATAGTCTGGGAACATAGCACCAAAGGCAACCCCACGTTTCAAGAGACGACCAAAGGTACCACCACCGATCACTTGTTCATGTCCTTTGAGGCCAGTTTGTTTTTCGTAAACACGCAAGAGGGTGGATACCAATTCATCATCCATCGGAACATAGTGAGGTGTGTGACCGTGGGCTGACAAGCTTACTGTAGCCACTCCTTCGATCTTTTCAAGGGTGGACTTGATGGTTTCAGGATCTGTACCTTGAGGGTACCGGATATTGAGGGCAATAGTATTGTCTGCTTGGCTGTCATCAAAATGGAAGACACCTGCATTCATGCTCAATGGTCCCATTTTGGCATCTGTATGGGCAATTCCTAATTTTTCACCAGCAAAATCTTCGTGAAGAAGTGAAGCTGTCACATGAAGGTAAGCCTTAGCAGCACCACCAAAATCAAATTGGTTCAACAAGAGAGCCAAGTAGGTCGCACCATTGATCCCATCTTCAGGAGTTGATCCGTGAGCAGATTTCCCGATAATCGTAACGGTATAGGTTTCTTCGTCAACAGTTGAGATTTCATACTGAAGCTGGTGTTCCTTGGCAAAAGCATCCAAGAGGCCAGCAAGATCTGGTAGTTGTCCAGAAACGACTGCAGTCGCTGACTCTGGTACCATGTTTTCACGAAGGCCACCTGTAAAGCTATGAAGATGGGCACTTCCTGTGTTATCATTTCCAAAATGAAGGTACTCAGTGATGTTTCCTTTTTCTCCATTGATGATTGGGAATTCCGCATCTGGTGAGAAGCCAAAATCTGGCTCGGGAAGTCCGACATGTTTGAAATAGTAATCCATGTCGCCCCAGCCCGATTCTTCATCCGTACCGACAACAAAGCGCACGCGCTTAGAAACAGGGAGTCCTAAGTCTTTAATGATCTTCAAACCATAGTAGCAGGCCATTGTAGGCCCTTTATCATCAGACGAACCACGCGCATAGAGCTTGCCATCAATAATTTCTGGTTTATATGGATCCGTCTTCCAGCCACTACCTGCAGGCACGACGTCCATATGGGCAAAGATTCCAAGCTCTTCTTTTCCTTCACCAAAAGTAAAGTGACCGGCATAATTGTCGACATTCTTGGTTTCATAGCCATCACGTTTGGCAATTTCCAAGAATTTTTCAAGAGCTTTTACAGGACCAGGTCCAAAAGGATGCTCCGCATCTGCCTTGCTGTCATCGCGTTCAGAATTGATTTTCAAGAGGCTATATAGGTCAGCCATCATCTCATCGCGACGTTTTTCTACTTCTGCTTTAAAGTCAACTGTTGTCATGAATTCCTCCTCGATCTTCTATTTGCTAATTGACTTAGCGTTTGTCAATGATTTCGTCCACTGGTAAGCGGTAGCTTGGCTCTACTTTTTCAGCCGCATAGCCAACCGTAATCAAAACTTCTGGACGGAAACGCTCTTCGATGTCCAATACTTCATTGATTTTCGATTTATCAAATCCCAAAATAATATTGGTTCCAATGCCTTGGTCTGTCAAAGCAAGTACCAAGTTCATGGCCACAAGACCAGCATTCAAAGCCAAGTAATCACTTGTTTGTTGGGCATCATAGCGTGCAAATTCAGCAGGAAGATTTTGCATAAAGTATTGCAACTGCTCATCTGTGAAGTTTTTCACCCCACCGACACGCGCAATCTTGCGAGCCCGTTTTTGCAAATCAGTATCTGTAAAGAGGGCGATGGTCACAGGTGCTTCCATGACTTGATCGTAGTTTGCACCATAGGCTAATTTTGCCAATTCAGCATTTTTTTGACGAACGACCACAAATTTCCAAGGCTGGCTATTGTGGGCACTAGGGGCCAAGGTTGCGATCTCAATGGCAGTCCGTACATCCTTTGGATCGACCGGTTGGTCAGTGAAATGCTTGATCGCATGGCGTTTTTTATTGAGCTCTAGAAATTTCATAAGCTTCTTCCTTTTCTATTTCTGTTACCTCTATTTTAACACAAAATGAAAGAGCTTGCAGGGTTTTACAGCCTAAGATTGTGAAAAAAGAAGCGGACATTTTGAACATCCGCCTCTTTTGGGATAGGTTGAATACACAAGAGATCTACCTATGATTCATTGAAAAAATTGAAATAGGCAGCTACTTCTTTGGCATAACCGTATTTCTCAATTAAGCCAGTTAGGAGCTCGATGTTATGACCCCGATAGTTATCCTCGCGTCTCAATTCTTCGTACATCTCAATAAAGGGAAGGCCCTTGTCCTTAGCATCTTGGAGCTCTGCTTCATAGTCATAGGCAACCTTACGAAATTGCAGGTTGGTCACCCCATCTTCTTCGACATCGATCAGAGCATATTGAGCTCTGTGGTTTTGAATTGGTTCCCAGTCAAAATAAGGCATGCCAATAGTTCCTGGATTAAGAATCTGTTGGCCCTGACTGCCATAGCGAAGCAACTGCTTGTGGACATGACCGTAGATCGCCAGATCCGTCTGGTCATCCAGCAGTTGGTCAAAGTTCTCCGTCGCATTAGCTGGACGCAAGTCTCCACCATAATTCTTTTCTGGCAAATTGTGGGTCAGTGAGAAGCGAATACCGTTGACCTCCTTTTTCTCTACCAAAGGAAGGGAGCGAAGCCAATCGATCCGCTTAGGATCTAGTCCTTCCATGAGGTACTGAGTGAGACGAAGAAGCTGGATCTCCTGCGGATCCTCAAGTCCGTACACGCCATCCAAGGCCTCTAGGACACAATCGTCCCAATTTCCACGAACAGCCGCTGTAATCGGAATCGCATCCAGCAACTCAAAAAGGTCCTCTCTTCCAGGCCCCGGTAGCAAAATGTCCCCCAAAAGCCAGTATTCCGTTGCGCCTAGAGCACGCGCATCCGCAATCACTGCCTCCAGGGCTGTCGTATCTCCGTGGATATCAGATAAAATAGCGATTCGATGGTTCATTTTAAACTCCTTATGATTGGTATGATTCAGAATCCTCCGCAACTTCCATCAAGAGACTTGCTTCTTCTTGCTTTCCTTGATGGAGCTTAGCTTGCACCGCTTCAGCCACTGCTCGTGGGATGCCAACTGTGACGATCTCATCTACAGTAGCTTCTTTGATTTTGGTCAGTGACTTGAAGTGTTTCATCAGCAACTGCTTGCGTTTTGGTCCCAAGCCTTCGATCCCATCCAGCTGGGAGGAAAAGGAATTCTTGGATCGGAGCTGGCGGTGGAAGGTGATGGCGAAACGGTGGACTTCATCCTGAATTCGTTGGAGGAGGAAAAATTCCTGCGAGGTCCGAGAGAGTTCGATGACTTGGAGAGGATCGCCAAAGAGCAATTCATGGGTCTGGTGCTTGTCATTCTTTTGCAGGCCTGCAATGGGAATATCCAGCCCCAACTCCTCTTGAATGACTTGCTTAGCGATATTAACCTGGCCCTGACCCCCATCGATGACGATCAGATCTGGTGGCGTCAGGCCATCCCGCATGACCCGGCTGTAGCGTCTGCGAATGACCTCCCGCATGCTGGCATAGTCGTCTGGCCCGACGACGGTCTTGATCTTGTACTTGCGGTAGTCCTTTTTGCTTGGCTTCCCATTGACAAAGACCACCATGGCTGAGACCGGACTGGTCCCCATGATGTTGGAGTTGTCAAAAGATTCAATACGCACAGGAGTTGGGATTTGCAGGAGTTTTCCAAGATTTTCAATAGCACCTTGGGTCTTTTCCATGGATTTTTCAAGGAGATTAAACTTCTGCTCCAGACTGACACGCGCATTCTTGATGGCCAGATTGACCAACTGCTTCTTCTCCCCACGCTGGGGCTTGAGAACCTTGGTATCCACTAGGGCCTTGACCGCTTCCTCATCGATATCTTGAGGGATCAGGATTTCATTAGGGATCAGGTGAGATTTCTCCTGGTAAAACTGCCCCACATAGGTCAAGAAATCCTCGTCCGGATCATTGTAGTAAGGAAAAAGGTTGACGTCGCGCTCGATCAGCTTGCCCTGACGGACAAAGAAGACCTGCACACACATCCAGCCCTTGTCCACGTAGTAGCCAAAGACATCCCGGTTCTGCAAATCCTTAGCCATGACCCGCTGTTTGGTCCGCAGGGTCCCAATAGCTTGGATCAGATCCCGATACTCGGCTGCCCGCTCGAATTCCATGTTTTGCGCAGCGGAATTCATCTTGAGCTTGAGCTCATCGATAATCTTATCATCCTGCCCCTTGAGGAAATCAGAAACCTCCTGGGCCATGCCCTTGAAATAGGCCTCGTCCTTGTGGCAAACCGTGTGGGCCATACATTGCCCCAGATGATAGTAAAAGCAGACCTTGGAAGGCGGATTGGTACACTTGCGGAAAGGGAAAATCCGATCCAAAAGCCGCTTGATCTCATTGGCCGCTCCTACGTCTGGATAAGGACCAAAATAGAGACCACCATCCTTTTTGACCTGGCGCGTGATGATAAGACGGGGATAGCGCTCATTGGTAATCTTGATGAAGGGATAGGACTTATCATCCTTGAGCATGATATTGTATTTGGGCTTGTTCTCCTTGATGAGGTTGATCTCAAGAAGCAAGGCCTCAATATTAGACTCAGTGACGATAAATTCAAAATCCACAATCTCAGATACCAGCGCTTCCGTCTTGGTATCGTGGCTCCCTCTGAAATAGGACCGCACCCGGTTGCGAAGATTCTTGGCCTTCCCCACATAGATGATGGTTCCGTTCTTATCTTTGTGAATGTAACAGCCCGGACTCGTCGGCAAGAGCTCGAGCTTGGATTTAATCAAGTTATTCATACTCTCTATTATAGCAAAAAAAGAGGGAGCTAGTCCCTCTGTATTATATCTGTATTTTTTATATTCATCTTCACCAAGTTAAAAAAATGTTTAAAAGATAGATCAGACATCCAATCTCAATCCTTTAGCTTAACTTGACCTTTTTCATAGCAAAAAAGAGGGGTCTCAAAGGATCCCCCTTTACTAGCAATCGATAAACTTTATCCTTTGAGATTAGCCATCTGGAAGATCGGAATCACATAAGGAACAATAGACATCAGGATAGTGAATAACACGAAGAACCAGAACCAGAAGGAAGCGAGGGCACGCTGGAAAACTCCCGGTTGAGGTTTATTGACCTGAATATAAGCCTTGATAGCTGGCCATTTAGTCGCAATAACCACTATCATGACAATGGAACCAATAGCTAAAACACCAATTTGGAGCCAATTCGCTAGTCCCTCGTCCACATGATAGGCCACATAATGCAAGCCTTGGGAAATCACAAAGTTATTGAAAATGTGATAGAAAATAGCCCACCAGATATTGTATTCAAAGGCAATGTAGCCGAAACCTAGACCAATGATACTTGCGAAAAAGAGCTGGTCAAAATTGGCATGGAAGAGACCAAACAAGATAGCCGTCATGACAATGGCAAAGACCTTGCCATACCGTTCCAAGCCACGCAAGCCAGCTCCACGGAAGAAGAATTCCTCTGTGATTGGACCAAAAAAGCCAGCATACAAGAGCATGGTCCATGATCGCTCAATCGTATCACCTAGATCTGGTGTTGGAGAATGAAGGCCAATGGTCTCAAACATCCGCTCAATCACTTGTGTCATCACAGATGAAAAGACTTGAGAAAAGCCAAGAAAGGCGAGAAGAATAAAGAAGACTGAAAGAGTCATCTTACGTCCCTTGTGCTTGAGATCATATTTATAAAGGGCCTTCTTGCGATAGGCATTAAAGAGAAAGAGTCCAATGGAAATAGAGATAAGATAGGGAATACCAGCCCAAACATTCAGGGCATTGAGTTTCTCCGTTACTTGACTTGGATCTTTTCTGAGAGAGCCTGCAATGGTCAATCCAAGGAGGACTTCCCACAGGACGGTTACCAAGGTCATTACCAAGAGATAAATGGCAAGTGTCCCGGAATACCTTCCTATATCTTTTTTAGGGTCTAATAATCGGTTGTATTGGTTCATTTCTTCCTCCTAGAAAATAGATAAAAACTTGCACACATTCCTTCGTATAAGACAAAGAAAATCAAAAAGGCATGCATAAAGTAGTCTTCTGGTAATGCAAGAATAATCGAATCCACGCGCGGATCAAAGAGCCAAGTACTGTCCCCAGCAAATAAGACCTGATGAAAGAGCGTAAAGAATTGATCAAAGCCAATCATAACAGCTATCACTGCAAGCACCACTGGTAAAACCATCATCCAAAAGAAGAGACTACGGTACAAGGTAAGGTAGCCTTTTTTGACAACTGTCCGCATAAACTGGATAAAACCAGGGAGTGTGACCACGAAAACGACCGTCACTAAGTGAAATAGGTACTTGACGGCCTCAAAATGGTGCAGTCCATTTTTTGAAGAGGGGAATTGAGGCATCTTCAACACCCATTGAAAAGGATTGGTCAAGTAGTTCATCAAGACATTAAAATTCTTCATGATGACAGAAGCCGAAAAACCAGTCCGGCTTTGAATCCCCAACCAATGAATCTCCATGGGATAGAGGGCCCAAGCGAGAGCAATGGTGAGAAGGATTGCAGCTGACAAGATAAAGAAAAATAGGTTAATTGATTTCAAACTTTTAAGCATCAAAATCCCACTCCGCTAGACTGGCAACAACATGTGTCGGTGAGATTGGTAAGGTTGGCACTTCTTCTGGTTTGGTAAAACCTGTCGTCACCAAAAGGGTTGGAATCCCATTGTCAATACCTGCACGAATATCTGTTAGGTAGTTGTCGCCAACCATAACCACTTCTTCTCTTTCAAGACCCAAGTGTTCAATGGCCTTATCCATAATGATGGCCTTTGGTTTTCCAATGATCACAGGCTCGACCCGTGTCGCAGCCTCTACAAGCGCAATCAGGGATCCTGCTCCTGGCATCAAGCCACGCTCTGTTGGAATGTTCAGGTCCGGATTGGTCCCGATGAAGTGCGCTCCCTTTTGAATCGCCAAGGTCGCAATAGCAAACTTTTCATAATCCACTTGCCAATCGAGGCCAATCACCACATAATCAGGTGCTTCTTCATCGATGATATAGCCAGCTTCTTCAATAGCATCTTTGAGCCCCGCTTCTCCGATCACATAGACCTTTTTGCCCAAATTTTGGTCATTCATGTAGTCAATGGTCGCAAGGGTAGCTGTATAGATAGTCGAAACTGGGGTTTCAATATTGAAATGAGTCGCTAGCATATCCCGGACAGTCTCTGGTGTGCGGGTTGTATTGTTGGTCACAAAGAGATAGGGAATCTCACGCGCCTGCAGTTCATGAACAAAAGCTTCTCCTGCAGGAATTCGTGATTTTCCTTTGTAAATAGTGCCATCCAAATCAATCAAATAGCCCTTATAGTGCATTTATTCTTCCTTTTCTGTTTCCGTTTCGTCATGTAACTTCTCTGCATCGACTCGTCCACCAGAACCATATAAGAGCAATGCTCCAGCATAGAGGACAAATTGTAACACCAAACCTGTAAAATTAATCCCTTGACTTCCCGATTGGGTGAACAAGAAGGATGCTACCATGAGGATCACAATGGTCAATAACAAGCCTATCACGGTTGCCTGATCCACACTGATTTGATAAACCGTGCGTTTGGTGCTCCGATTTTTCCCGTCAG encodes the following:
- the pepV gene encoding dipeptidase PepV; amino-acid sequence: MTTVDFKAEVEKRRDEMMADLYSLLKINSERDDSKADAEHPFGPGPVKALEKFLEIAKRDGYETKNVDNYAGHFTFGEGKEELGIFAHMDVVPAGSGWKTDPYKPEIIDGKLYARGSSDDKGPTMACYYGLKIIKDLGLPVSKRVRFVVGTDEESGWGDMDYYFKHVGLPEPDFGFSPDAEFPIINGEKGNITEYLHFGNDNTGSAHLHSFTGGLRENMVPESATAVVSGQLPDLAGLLDAFAKEHQLQYEISTVDEETYTVTIIGKSAHGSTPEDGINGATYLALLLNQFDFGGAAKAYLHVTASLLHEDFAGEKLGIAHTDAKMGPLSMNAGVFHFDDSQADNTIALNIRYPQGTDPETIKSTLEKIEGVATVSLSAHGHTPHYVPMDDELVSTLLRVYEKQTGLKGHEQVIGGGTFGRLLKRGVAFGAMFPDYVNTMHQANEFADVEDLYRAAAIYAEAIYELIK
- a CDS encoding nitroreductase family protein, with translation MKFLELNKKRHAIKHFTDQPVDPKDVRTAIEIATLAPSAHNSQPWKFVVVRQKNAELAKLAYGANYDQVMEAPVTIALFTDTDLQKRARKIARVGGVKNFTDEQLQYFMQNLPAEFARYDAQQTSDYLALNAGLVAMNLVLALTDQGIGTNIILGFDKSKINEVLDIEERFRPEVLITVGYAAEKVEPSYRLPVDEIIDKR
- a CDS encoding metallophosphoesterase family protein, which produces MNHRIAILSDIHGDTTALEAVIADARALGATEYWLLGDILLPGPGREDLFELLDAIPITAAVRGNWDDCVLEALDGVYGLEDPQEIQLLRLTQYLMEGLDPKRIDWLRSLPLVEKKEVNGIRFSLTHNLPEKNYGGDLRPANATENFDQLLDDQTDLAIYGHVHKQLLRYGSQGQQILNPGTIGMPYFDWEPIQNHRAQYALIDVEEDGVTNLQFRKVAYDYEAELQDAKDKGLPFIEMYEELRREDNYRGHNIELLTGLIEKYGYAKEVAAYFNFFNES
- the uvrC gene encoding excinuclease ABC subunit UvrC translates to MNNLIKSKLELLPTSPGCYIHKDKNGTIIYVGKAKNLRNRVRSYFRGSHDTKTEALVSEIVDFEFIVTESNIEALLLEINLIKENKPKYNIMLKDDKSYPFIKITNERYPRLIITRQVKKDGGLYFGPYPDVGAANEIKRLLDRIFPFRKCTNPPSKVCFYYHLGQCMAHTVCHKDEAYFKGMAQEVSDFLKGQDDKIIDELKLKMNSAAQNMEFERAAEYRDLIQAIGTLRTKQRVMAKDLQNRDVFGYYVDKGWMCVQVFFVRQGKLIERDVNLFPYYNDPDEDFLTYVGQFYQEKSHLIPNEILIPQDIDEEAVKALVDTKVLKPQRGEKKQLVNLAIKNARVSLEQKFNLLEKSMEKTQGAIENLGKLLQIPTPVRIESFDNSNIMGTSPVSAMVVFVNGKPSKKDYRKYKIKTVVGPDDYASMREVIRRRYSRVMRDGLTPPDLIVIDGGQGQVNIAKQVIQEELGLDIPIAGLQKNDKHQTHELLFGDPLQVIELSRTSQEFFLLQRIQDEVHRFAITFHRQLRSKNSFSSQLDGIEGLGPKRKQLLMKHFKSLTKIKEATVDEIVTVGIPRAVAEAVQAKLHQGKQEEASLLMEVAEDSESYQS
- a CDS encoding CPBP family intramembrane glutamic endopeptidase; translated protein: MNQYNRLLDPKKDIGRYSGTLAIYLLVMTLVTVLWEVLLGLTIAGSLRKDPSQVTEKLNALNVWAGIPYLISISIGLFLFNAYRKKALYKYDLKHKGRKMTLSVFFILLAFLGFSQVFSSVMTQVIERMFETIGLHSPTPDLGDTIERSWTMLLYAGFFGPITEEFFFRGAGLRGLERYGKVFAIVMTAILFGLFHANFDQLFFASIIGLGFGYIAFEYNIWWAIFYHIFNNFVISQGLHYVAYHVDEGLANWLQIGVLAIGSIVMIVVIATKWPAIKAYIQVNKPQPGVFQRALASFWFWFFVLFTILMSIVPYVIPIFQMANLKG